One genomic window of Gammaproteobacteria bacterium includes the following:
- the ftsA gene encoding cell division protein FtsA, whose product NIESTVQSIQRAVEEAELMAGCEIHSVYTGIAGSHVRSLNSHGIVAIRDKEVSSGDVDRVIDAARAVAIPADQKVLHILPQEFIIDHQEGIREPVGMSGVRLEAKVHMVTGADSAAQNIVKCVQRCGLEVDDIVLEQLASSYAVLTEDEKELGVCLVDIGGGTTDLAVFAGGAIQHTAVIPIAGDQVTNDIAVSMRTPTHHAEEIKVRYACALGQLANPDETIEVPSVGDRPPRRLARQTLAEIVEPRYEELFCLIQEELRRSGFEELIAAGYVLTGGTSKMEGAVELAEEVFHMPVRLGVPQYVTGLVDVVRNPIHATGVGLLLYGRENFSRRESSAPLGSGLRDVWGRMRAWFQGNF is encoded by the coding sequence AATATCGAATCGACCGTGCAGTCCATTCAGCGAGCCGTCGAGGAGGCCGAATTGATGGCCGGCTGCGAAATACATTCGGTCTATACCGGGATTGCCGGCAGCCATGTACGCAGTCTCAATTCGCACGGCATCGTCGCTATCCGCGACAAAGAGGTCAGCAGCGGCGATGTTGATCGCGTCATCGACGCTGCCCGCGCCGTGGCAATACCGGCAGACCAGAAAGTGCTGCACATACTGCCGCAGGAATTCATCATCGATCACCAGGAAGGGATACGCGAGCCGGTCGGCATGTCGGGTGTGCGTCTGGAAGCGAAAGTGCACATGGTGACCGGTGCCGACAGCGCGGCGCAGAATATCGTCAAGTGTGTACAGCGCTGCGGTCTGGAGGTTGACGACATCGTGCTGGAGCAGCTGGCCTCCAGCTACGCGGTGCTGACCGAAGACGAGAAAGAGCTCGGTGTTTGCCTGGTGGATATCGGTGGCGGCACCACGGACCTTGCTGTGTTTGCCGGTGGTGCGATCCAGCACACCGCAGTGATTCCGATTGCCGGCGATCAGGTGACAAACGACATCGCCGTTTCGATGCGTACACCGACCCACCATGCCGAAGAGATAAAGGTGCGGTATGCCTGTGCGCTGGGACAGCTGGCCAACCCTGACGAGACTATCGAGGTGCCCAGTGTCGGTGATCGACCGCCGAGGCGCCTGGCGCGGCAGACGCTGGCGGAAATCGTCGAGCCGCGTTACGAAGAGCTGTTTTGTCTCATCCAGGAAGAGTTGCGTCGCAGCGGTTTTGAAGAGTTGATTGCTGCCGGCTACGTGCTGACCGGCGGGACTTCCAAAATGGAGGGCGCAGTCGAGCTGGCCGAGGAAGTCTTCCACATGCCGGTACGGCTGGGTGTGCCGCAATACGTTACCGGACTGGTGGATGTCGTCCGCAACCCGATTCACGCGACCGGCGTGGGGTTGTTGTTGTACGGACGCGAAAATTTTTCAAGGCGTGAGTCGTCTGCCCCGCTGGGCAGCGGCTTGCGCGATGTTTGGGGCCGCATGCGGGCCTGGTTCCAGGGGAATTTCTAA
- the ftsZ gene encoding cell division protein FtsZ encodes MFELMDAYSQNAVIKVIGVGGGGGNAVAHMIRTGIDGVDFICANTDAQALKITNVPTALQIGCNITKGLGAGSDPEVGRQAAMEDRDRIQEVIESSDMLFITAGMGGGTGTGAAPIVAQVAKELGILTVAVVTKPFQMEGTKRSSVADAGINELARFCDSLITIPNQKLLSVMGHNTTLLDAFASANEVLQGAVQGIAELITCPGLINVDFADVRTVMSEMGMAMMGSGVATGDERAREAAEAAVSSPLLEDIDLAGANGVLVNVSAGKDLSIGEFEEVGATIKEFASEEATVVIGTVIDPDMEETLRVTVVATGLGRPIVRQQPTPVPAVQRTVAGEPNYNQLERPTVHRQRAVGESLATGAAVEELLDIPAFLRRQAD; translated from the coding sequence ATGTTTGAGTTAATGGATGCATACAGTCAGAACGCTGTGATCAAGGTGATCGGCGTCGGTGGCGGTGGTGGTAATGCCGTTGCCCACATGATTCGTACCGGTATCGATGGAGTCGATTTCATCTGTGCCAACACCGACGCGCAGGCGTTGAAAATCACCAACGTGCCAACGGCGTTGCAAATCGGTTGCAACATTACCAAGGGGCTTGGTGCCGGTTCCGATCCGGAAGTCGGTCGCCAGGCCGCAATGGAAGACCGTGACCGGATACAGGAAGTAATCGAGAGCAGCGACATGCTGTTCATCACCGCCGGCATGGGTGGTGGCACCGGTACCGGTGCAGCACCGATCGTCGCCCAGGTTGCCAAGGAGCTTGGCATCCTGACCGTTGCGGTTGTAACCAAGCCGTTCCAGATGGAAGGTACCAAGCGCTCTTCGGTTGCAGATGCCGGTATCAACGAGCTGGCGCGTTTCTGTGATTCGCTGATCACCATTCCCAACCAGAAGTTGCTCAGCGTGATGGGGCACAACACGACGCTGCTCGATGCCTTTGCCTCCGCCAACGAAGTGTTGCAGGGCGCGGTACAGGGCATTGCTGAGCTGATCACCTGCCCCGGCCTGATCAATGTCGACTTCGCCGACGTACGGACGGTTATGTCGGAAATGGGGATGGCCATGATGGGCTCCGGTGTTGCTACCGGGGACGAGCGCGCGCGTGAAGCTGCCGAGGCGGCGGTATCCAGTCCCTTGCTCGAGGATATCGACCTGGCCGGCGCCAATGGCGTTCTGGTCAATGTGAGCGCCGGCAAGGATCTTTCGATCGGCGAGTTCGAGGAGGTCGGTGCGACAATCAAGGAGTTTGCCTCAGAGGAGGCTACCGTCGTTATCGGTACCGTCATCGACCCCGATATGGAAGAGACGCTGCGGGTGACCGTGGTAGCTACCGGTCTGGGGCGGCCCATCGTGCGGCAGCAACCTACACCGGTGCCCGCTGTCCAACGTACGGTGGCCGGTGAACCAAACTACAATCAGCTGGAGCGGCCCACCGTGCACCGGCAACGCGCCGTCGGTGAGTCGCTGGCCACAGGGGCTGCCGTCGAGGAACTGCTCGATATCCCGGCATTCCTGCGTCGTCAGGCAGATTGA
- a CDS encoding UDP-3-O-acyl-N-acetylglucosamine deacetylase, with amino-acid sequence MIRQATLRNSIRATGIGLHTGKKVYMTLRPAAPDTGIVFRRTDLEPPVDIPARADLVGETFLGTTLIHGDAKVSTVEHLLSAMAGLGIDNVYVDLSAGEVPIMDGSAGPFVFLLQSAGVEQQNAPKRFIRIRKPVRVEHGDAWAEFLPHDGYRLEFEIEFDHPVFKRHTQNGAIDFSTTAFLREISRARTFGFMSDAEKLRQKNLTLGGTMDNAVVLDEYRVLNEDGLRYEDEFVKHKILDAIGDVYLLGRSLIGHFRGFKSGHGLNNQLLRATLADAGAWEEVTFEDDATAPAGYLAPAAAQ; translated from the coding sequence ATGATCAGACAGGCAACGCTGAGAAACTCGATACGCGCTACCGGTATAGGTCTGCACACCGGCAAAAAAGTCTATATGACTTTGCGCCCCGCGGCGCCGGATACCGGCATTGTGTTTCGTCGCACCGACCTGGAACCGCCGGTGGATATACCGGCGCGGGCCGACCTGGTTGGCGAGACGTTTCTCGGCACCACGCTGATCCATGGTGATGCCAAGGTTTCCACTGTTGAACATCTCCTCTCTGCAATGGCGGGGCTGGGCATCGACAATGTTTATGTAGACCTGAGTGCCGGTGAAGTTCCGATAATGGACGGCAGTGCCGGGCCGTTCGTGTTTCTGCTGCAGTCGGCCGGCGTTGAGCAGCAAAATGCGCCGAAGCGTTTTATCCGCATCAGGAAACCGGTCCGCGTCGAACATGGCGATGCGTGGGCTGAATTCCTGCCGCATGACGGCTACCGGCTGGAATTCGAGATCGAGTTCGATCATCCGGTATTCAAGCGGCACACACAAAACGGCGCGATCGACTTCTCTACAACTGCGTTTCTCCGCGAGATTTCACGAGCCCGCACCTTTGGTTTCATGAGTGACGCGGAGAAGCTGCGGCAAAAGAACCTGACGCTGGGTGGCACCATGGATAACGCAGTGGTGCTGGACGAATACCGGGTGCTAAACGAAGACGGATTGCGGTACGAAGATGAATTCGTCAAGCACAAGATTCTCGACGCGATCGGTGACGTGTACCTGCTGGGCCGCAGTCTCATCGGCCACTTCCGCGGCTTCAAGTCGGGCCATGGGCTCAACAACCAGCTGCTGCGCGCTACCCTCGCGGATGCCGGTGCGTGGGAAGAGGTGACATTTGAGGATGACGCCACCGCGCCGGCAGGGTACCTTGCTCCTGCTGCAGCGCAGTAA
- a CDS encoding DUF721 domain-containing protein, protein MQHHSFSEFSPLSTGKPKPLKDLIGGPDTAVGRLKQRSIDIDTLTAQVRCLIPDTLRPHLLAASQRNDTLCLVADAAVWATELRYHAPDILISINRTQGQGLQKTKVSVAPGLQR, encoded by the coding sequence TTGCAGCATCACAGTTTTAGCGAGTTTTCTCCCTTGTCCACCGGTAAGCCCAAACCCCTGAAGGACCTTATCGGTGGCCCCGACACTGCGGTCGGGCGTTTAAAACAGCGTAGCATCGATATCGACACGCTCACCGCGCAGGTGAGGTGCCTGATTCCAGACACTCTGCGACCACACCTTTTGGCAGCGAGCCAGCGAAATGACACTCTGTGCCTGGTCGCTGATGCCGCCGTCTGGGCGACTGAATTACGCTACCACGCGCCGGACATTCTCATATCCATTAATAGGACACAAGGACAAGGTCTGCAGAAAACCAAAGTGAGCGTGGCGCCGGGATTGCAGCGCTGA
- a CDS encoding M23 family metallopeptidase, giving the protein MNVIIFTKSRGSSRQIDLKRPQTFLTALGIVGIMAAVVFVAGYIYSANTRVIDPDIRVVELQQEVESRDFELTEVRKTARENIDALSARIGQLQANVIRLNALGARLSQMAQLDDGEFDFTSQPGLGGPQLQTGPTSRNVGDLNAELGRLENLMGNRQQQLGVLEDMLMSRNLHEQVHPEGWPLSSGWVSSYFGYRTDPFTGKRARHDGLDFAGREGTPIMAVAAGVVTWSSPRYGYGNLVEINHGGGYVTRYAHNKENSVAVGDRVEKGQVIATMGSTGRATGANLHFEVMHNGRPVDPLDFIGERH; this is encoded by the coding sequence ATGAACGTAATCATATTTACAAAAAGCAGGGGCTCGTCGCGACAGATTGATCTGAAGCGGCCGCAGACCTTTCTTACGGCTCTCGGAATCGTCGGCATCATGGCCGCGGTCGTGTTCGTAGCCGGCTACATTTATTCTGCCAATACCCGGGTCATAGATCCGGATATTCGCGTGGTCGAGTTGCAGCAGGAAGTCGAGAGCCGTGACTTCGAGCTGACCGAGGTTCGAAAAACAGCTCGCGAAAACATAGACGCGCTGTCGGCCCGTATTGGCCAGCTCCAGGCGAATGTCATCCGTCTCAATGCGCTGGGCGCACGGTTGTCACAGATGGCGCAACTGGACGATGGCGAATTTGATTTCACCAGCCAGCCTGGTCTTGGTGGCCCGCAGCTGCAGACAGGTCCTACCTCACGAAACGTCGGCGATCTGAACGCCGAGCTTGGACGTCTCGAAAACCTGATGGGTAACCGCCAGCAGCAGCTGGGGGTACTGGAAGATATGCTGATGTCACGAAACCTGCACGAGCAGGTCCACCCGGAAGGCTGGCCATTAAGCTCCGGCTGGGTATCGTCATACTTCGGCTACCGCACCGATCCTTTCACCGGCAAGCGTGCCCGTCATGACGGACTCGATTTTGCCGGTCGCGAGGGTACGCCCATCATGGCAGTTGCTGCAGGTGTCGTGACCTGGTCGTCACCTCGTTATGGCTATGGCAACCTCGTCGAGATCAACCACGGCGGCGGTTACGTTACGCGTTACGCACATAACAAAGAGAATTCGGTGGCCGTTGGTGACCGGGTAGAGAAAGGCCAGGTTATCGCGACGATGGGTTCGACCGGTCGTGCGACAGGCGCTAACCTCCACTTCGAAGTGATGCACAACGGCCGTCCGGTCGATCCGCTCGACTTCATAGGCGAGCGCCACTAG
- the secA gene encoding preprotein translocase subunit SecA, whose amino-acid sequence MANFITKIFGSRNQRLLRSYGKLVKRTNALEPEMEARSDDELRGLTDAFRARLEQGEGLDSLIPEAFAAVREAARRTLGMRHFDVQLIGGMVLHGGKIAEMRTGEGKTLVATLPVYLNALGGEGVHVVTVNEYLAGRDADWMRPVYEFLGLTVGVIRSGQTPEEKRAVYACDVTYGTNNEFGFDYLRDNLAFRLEDKAQRPLHFSIVDEVDSILIDEARTPLIISGPADESTELYGKMNGLAPKLKKQEQEDGPGDYAVDEKSKQVHLTEEGQERAEQLMLRAGLLPQGQSLYEAGNISLLHHMNAALRAHILFKRDVDYIVNDGEIVIVDEFTGRTMPGRRWSDGLHQAVEAKEGVSVKQENQTLASITFQNYFRMYQKLAGMTGTADTEAYEFNQIYGLEVAVIPTHKPMIRDDAADLVYLHDNDKFEAIITDIEERREKKQPVLVGTASIENSELLSDLLRKKKIPHEVLNAKQHAREADIVAQAGQPGAITIATNMAGRGTDIVLGGNLDAELAGVAEDDEQTREKIRHDWQQRHELVLQAGGLHIVGTERHESRRIDNQLRGRAGRQGDPGSSRFYISLDDNLMRIFADPTRTKALLSRVGMQEGEAIESRLLSKQIEKAQRKVEAHNFDIRKNLLEYDDVANDQRRVIYAQRSELMSADDVEDAVQGIRDEVVGDIVDEYLPPDSVEEQWNTAGLEQALERDFGARLAVREWLETETKLNRDQLRERIIDKIDEQYQEKVTSIGAPVIRHLEKAVMLQQLDLQWKEHLAAMDYLRQGIHLRGYAQKNPKQEYKRESFEMFSAMLDRVKHDVTAILCKVQVRSEQEVDEMEQRRRRRAEAAMRAQHPVALGATAASGAGGQQAPAPAAEAHSPFVRDGRKIGRNEPCPCGSGKKYKQCHGRIG is encoded by the coding sequence TTGGCTAACTTCATCACGAAGATTTTTGGCAGCCGCAACCAGCGTCTGCTGCGCAGCTACGGCAAGCTTGTCAAGCGCACCAATGCGCTTGAACCGGAGATGGAAGCGCGCAGCGATGACGAGCTGCGTGGACTGACCGATGCGTTCCGCGCCCGGCTGGAGCAGGGCGAAGGGCTCGATAGTCTGATTCCGGAGGCATTTGCCGCTGTGCGAGAGGCCGCGCGTCGCACGCTGGGCATGCGGCATTTCGATGTGCAGCTTATCGGCGGCATGGTGCTGCATGGCGGCAAGATCGCCGAGATGCGTACCGGTGAAGGCAAGACGCTGGTGGCAACCCTGCCGGTATATCTGAACGCGCTCGGTGGTGAGGGCGTTCATGTAGTTACCGTAAACGAATACCTTGCCGGTCGTGACGCCGACTGGATGAGGCCGGTTTACGAATTTCTTGGTCTTACTGTGGGAGTAATTCGCAGCGGCCAGACCCCGGAAGAAAAACGTGCGGTATATGCCTGCGACGTTACCTACGGTACCAATAACGAATTCGGTTTTGACTATTTGCGCGACAATCTTGCATTCCGCCTGGAAGACAAGGCGCAACGACCGCTGCACTTTTCTATCGTCGATGAAGTCGATTCAATTCTCATCGATGAGGCGCGAACGCCGCTGATCATTTCCGGGCCAGCCGATGAGAGTACCGAGCTGTACGGCAAAATGAATGGTCTTGCACCGAAGCTGAAAAAGCAGGAGCAGGAAGACGGCCCGGGCGACTACGCTGTTGATGAGAAGAGCAAGCAGGTTCACCTGACCGAAGAGGGTCAGGAGCGGGCTGAACAGCTCATGCTGCGTGCGGGGTTGCTGCCGCAGGGGCAGTCGCTGTACGAAGCAGGAAACATTTCGCTGCTGCATCATATGAATGCCGCACTTCGTGCGCATATTCTGTTCAAGCGTGACGTCGACTATATTGTCAACGACGGTGAGATCGTAATTGTTGACGAGTTCACCGGCCGTACGATGCCGGGCCGTCGCTGGTCTGATGGGTTGCACCAGGCGGTCGAGGCGAAAGAAGGGGTCAGCGTCAAACAGGAAAACCAGACGCTGGCATCGATTACTTTCCAGAATTACTTCCGCATGTACCAGAAGCTGGCCGGCATGACCGGTACTGCGGACACCGAAGCCTATGAATTCAATCAGATTTATGGGCTCGAGGTCGCGGTGATCCCGACTCATAAACCGATGATTCGCGACGATGCCGCTGACCTGGTTTATCTGCATGACAACGACAAGTTTGAAGCGATTATTACCGACATCGAAGAGCGGCGCGAGAAGAAGCAGCCAGTTCTGGTCGGTACCGCATCGATCGAGAACTCGGAGTTACTTTCCGACCTGCTGCGTAAAAAGAAAATTCCGCACGAAGTGCTGAACGCCAAACAGCATGCTCGCGAAGCAGACATCGTGGCCCAGGCCGGTCAACCTGGTGCCATAACGATTGCTACAAACATGGCGGGGCGCGGTACTGACATCGTGCTGGGCGGCAACCTCGATGCCGAGCTGGCAGGGGTCGCCGAGGACGACGAGCAGACCAGGGAAAAGATACGCCACGACTGGCAGCAGCGTCATGAACTGGTGCTGCAGGCGGGCGGTCTGCACATTGTCGGTACCGAACGGCATGAGTCACGGCGTATTGATAACCAGTTGCGCGGACGCGCCGGTCGTCAGGGCGATCCGGGCTCCAGCCGCTTCTATATCTCACTCGATGACAACCTGATGCGGATTTTTGCTGATCCGACGCGAACCAAAGCACTGTTGTCGCGGGTCGGAATGCAGGAAGGTGAGGCAATAGAGAGCAGGTTGCTCAGCAAACAGATAGAAAAGGCGCAGCGTAAAGTTGAAGCGCATAACTTTGATATCCGCAAGAACCTGCTGGAATACGATGATGTAGCCAACGACCAGCGTCGCGTCATCTATGCGCAGCGCTCCGAGCTAATGTCGGCTGATGACGTCGAAGATGCGGTCCAGGGAATACGTGATGAAGTTGTTGGCGACATCGTCGACGAGTATCTGCCACCGGACAGCGTCGAAGAGCAATGGAATACTGCCGGGCTGGAGCAGGCGCTGGAGCGTGATTTTGGTGCGCGCCTGGCCGTGCGTGAGTGGCTCGAGACAGAGACCAAGCTGAATCGTGACCAGCTGCGCGAACGCATCATCGACAAGATCGATGAGCAATACCAGGAAAAAGTGACATCCATCGGCGCCCCGGTTATCCGTCACCTGGAAAAGGCGGTGATGCTGCAACAGCTCGACCTGCAATGGAAAGAGCACCTCGCGGCGATGGATTATCTGCGTCAGGGCATCCATCTGCGTGGCTACGCGCAGAAGAACCCCAAGCAGGAATACAAGCGCGAGTCGTTCGAGATGTTTTCTGCCATGCTGGATCGGGTGAAGCACGATGTCACTGCAATACTGTGCAAAGTGCAGGTGCGCTCCGAGCAGGAAGTCGATGAAATGGAGCAACGCCGCCGGCGACGCGCGGAGGCCGCCATGCGTGCGCAACATCCGGTGGCGCTGGGCGCAACCGCGGCCAGCGGTGCCGGCGGTCAGCAGGCTCCGGCACCGGCCGCGGAAGCGCATTCGCCATTCGTGCGTGATGGTCGCAAGATCGGGCGCAATGAGCCTTGCCCGTGTGGATCGGGTAAAAAATACAAGCAGTGTCACGGCCGCATCGGCTGA
- a CDS encoding Nudix family hydrolase, producing the protein MPRHIEVIAGVITDASGRVLLAQRLPGSHMAGRWEFPGGKLEPGELEREGLVRELTEELAIEVTAASPLIGLRHEYPDRVVDLAIWRVDSYRGTPTGAEGQALCWAGVDSLHTIDLLEADLPIIDALRLPALQAITPPDLTDPQLLEQQVIDAVSRGAGMLQLRLPAATVAQLRELVGIAVAAARGCRVIVNGEPRTAAMLARDGGAAGIHVPSRFLPALEETGRPDELVLGVSCHDADELALAVRCGANYASLSPVRATLSHPDAVPIGWDHFEALARAANLPVYALGGVVRDDLDRARRAGAQGIAGITSFFR; encoded by the coding sequence ATGCCCCGGCACATCGAAGTAATCGCCGGTGTAATCACCGACGCCAGCGGCCGCGTATTGTTGGCGCAACGCCTGCCCGGCAGCCACATGGCCGGACGCTGGGAGTTTCCCGGTGGCAAGCTGGAGCCGGGTGAACTTGAGCGCGAAGGGTTGGTGCGTGAGCTGACCGAAGAGCTGGCGATCGAAGTGACTGCAGCCAGTCCGCTGATAGGCCTGCGTCATGAATATCCCGATCGTGTCGTGGACCTGGCCATCTGGCGGGTTGATAGCTATCGCGGCACACCGACCGGCGCGGAAGGCCAGGCGCTTTGCTGGGCAGGCGTGGATTCACTGCACACCATCGATCTGCTCGAAGCTGATTTGCCGATCATCGATGCGTTGCGGCTGCCCGCATTGCAGGCGATTACGCCGCCTGATCTTACCGATCCGCAGCTGCTCGAACAGCAGGTCATCGATGCCGTGTCGCGCGGTGCCGGCATGTTGCAGCTGCGTCTGCCGGCCGCGACGGTTGCGCAGTTACGCGAGCTTGTCGGGATAGCGGTCGCCGCAGCCCGGGGTTGCAGGGTGATTGTTAATGGCGAGCCGCGGACAGCTGCGATGCTTGCGCGGGATGGTGGCGCAGCCGGGATCCATGTGCCGTCGCGATTCCTGCCGGCGCTGGAAGAAACCGGCAGGCCGGATGAGCTGGTGTTGGGGGTTTCCTGTCATGATGCCGATGAGCTGGCACTGGCGGTTCGCTGTGGTGCCAACTATGCCAGTCTAAGCCCGGTGCGGGCGACTTTGTCTCATCCAGATGCAGTGCCAATTGGCTGGGATCATTTTGAGGCGCTGGCCCGGGCGGCCAATTTGCCCGTTTATGCGCTGGGCGGGGTGGTTCGCGACGACCTCGATCGCGCTCGCCGGGCCGGCGCGCAGGGTATTGCCGGCATTACGTCTTTCTTTCGCTAG
- a CDS encoding DNA gyrase inhibitor YacG, which yields MSKEPGVSQADASSSIVVACPTCRASVTWSSAARWRPFCSERCRLIDLGEWFNEEHRISDPGDTQPDS from the coding sequence ATGAGCAAAGAGCCGGGCGTGTCGCAGGCCGATGCCAGCAGCTCCATCGTCGTGGCCTGCCCCACTTGCAGAGCGTCCGTCACCTGGAGCAGTGCTGCGCGCTGGCGTCCGTTCTGCAGTGAGCGTTGCCGGCTTATCGACCTCGGCGAGTGGTTCAACGAAGAACACCGCATCAGCGACCCGGGTGATACGCAGCCGGACAGCTAG
- the zapD gene encoding cell division protein ZapD, with product MTSPAPTLATEQALQLVTFEQPLTERMRTLLRLEFLFRQTSHHANARDSWATRAAISSLLDILAIVTRADVRKDVLHELERYAFDLEQFRARPGVDNARLAALLTSVQSLRDKLSGCNKKLTRQLADCDFLSSVRHRSAIPGGTCEFDLPDYSFWLNNSFEQRRSDFNQWMESLVPLRDAVIKLLWLTRESAAPAEHTAVSGMFQHVLERNSGTQLLRVGLPEDAGVYPEISGNQHRFTVRFQRWNDIGSRPAQTDENVDFYLSCC from the coding sequence ATGACTAGTCCCGCACCAACGCTTGCCACGGAGCAGGCTCTGCAACTGGTCACGTTCGAACAACCGCTCACCGAGCGGATGCGAACGCTGCTGCGTCTCGAGTTCTTGTTCCGCCAGACATCGCACCACGCCAACGCGCGTGACTCGTGGGCGACACGGGCGGCGATCAGCAGCCTGCTGGATATCCTCGCCATCGTTACCCGTGCGGACGTCCGTAAGGATGTACTGCACGAACTGGAGCGATACGCGTTTGACCTGGAACAGTTTCGTGCCCGCCCTGGTGTCGACAATGCGCGGCTTGCCGCCTTGCTGACCTCGGTGCAGTCACTGCGCGACAAGCTCAGTGGCTGCAACAAGAAACTCACCCGGCAGCTCGCTGATTGCGACTTTCTCAGCTCGGTACGCCACCGCAGTGCAATACCTGGCGGTACATGCGAATTCGACCTGCCGGACTACAGCTTCTGGCTGAATAATTCCTTCGAACAACGACGCAGTGATTTCAATCAATGGATGGAATCGCTCGTCCCGCTACGCGATGCCGTCATAAAACTATTGTGGCTCACGCGTGAGAGTGCAGCGCCAGCCGAACACACCGCAGTAAGCGGCATGTTTCAGCATGTGCTCGAACGAAACTCCGGCACCCAGCTGCTGCGAGTCGGCTTGCCGGAAGATGCCGGTGTGTATCCGGAAATAAGTGGCAACCAGCACCGCTTCACCGTTCGCTTCCAGCGTTGGAACGATATTGGCAGCCGCCCGGCACAAACCGACGAGAACGTCGATTTTTACCTTTCCTGCTGCTGA
- a CDS encoding dephospho-CoA kinase translates to MRIGLTGGIASGKSTVATMFSECDVAVIDSDLIARELVMPGQPALKEIAAEFGASVLDADGQLDRQQMRALVFADPAMRHRLEAILHPPIRATMLARAKAAEGPYRLLVIPLLFETGMQTLVDRVLVVDCPQQLQLERLTARDGSDETTARQILAAQISRSERLAGADDVLVNADGLDRLRAAVARLDRTYRALAA, encoded by the coding sequence ATGAGAATTGGCCTTACCGGCGGCATTGCCAGCGGCAAGTCCACCGTTGCAACGATGTTTTCCGAGTGCGACGTAGCGGTTATCGACAGCGACCTTATCGCCCGCGAACTGGTCATGCCGGGACAGCCGGCGCTGAAAGAAATAGCTGCGGAATTCGGCGCGTCTGTCCTTGACGCTGACGGCCAGCTCGATCGTCAGCAAATGCGCGCGCTGGTGTTCGCCGACCCGGCCATGCGACACCGGCTCGAGGCTATTTTGCACCCGCCCATCCGTGCCACGATGCTGGCCAGGGCCAAGGCCGCGGAAGGCCCCTATCGTCTGCTGGTGATTCCTCTGCTGTTCGAAACCGGCATGCAAACGCTGGTTGACCGTGTCCTGGTTGTTGACTGCCCGCAACAATTGCAGCTGGAGCGACTGACTGCCCGTGATGGCAGCGATGAAACCACGGCGCGACAGATACTTGCGGCACAAATCAGCCGGTCAGAACGGCTGGCCGGCGCCGATGACGTGTTGGTAAATGCCGACGGACTCGATCGGCTGCGGGCCGCAGTGGCCCGGCTGGACCGCACCTACCGGGCGCTAGCTGCCTGA
- a CDS encoding prepilin peptidase yields MPAMFAAVAGLFGLTIGSFLNVVIHRLPIMMEQDWRRQCAELEQREAPEQTPYNLLRPRSACPGCNRPIRASENVPLLSWLLLRGKCAGCGQSISVRYPLVELLTGILSALVAWRFGVTWETVAALALTWSLVTLAGIDFDTKLLPDSITLPLLWLGLFLSLFYPQADAQRLFIDPRTAIIGAAAGYLSLWSVYQLFKLTTGKEGMGYGDFKLLGALGAWLGWQALPLIIILSAVVGAVVGVALILLARHGREVPMPFGPFLAAAGWIALMWGDTLTGHYMRITGMS; encoded by the coding sequence ATGCCGGCAATGTTTGCCGCGGTCGCGGGTCTGTTTGGCCTGACTATCGGCAGCTTCCTCAATGTAGTGATCCACCGTCTGCCCATCATGATGGAGCAGGACTGGCGCCGGCAGTGCGCTGAGCTGGAACAACGCGAGGCCCCGGAGCAAACCCCATACAACCTGCTGCGACCGCGTTCGGCCTGCCCCGGGTGCAACCGGCCCATCCGCGCCAGTGAGAATGTTCCGCTGTTGAGCTGGCTGCTGCTGCGAGGGAAATGCGCCGGCTGCGGTCAATCCATATCGGTCCGCTACCCGTTGGTTGAACTGCTGACCGGTATCCTTTCCGCACTGGTCGCATGGCGTTTCGGCGTTACCTGGGAGACTGTGGCAGCCTTGGCATTAACCTGGTCACTGGTCACCCTGGCCGGCATCGATTTCGATACAAAGCTGCTGCCGGATTCGATAACGCTGCCGCTGTTGTGGCTTGGACTTTTTCTCAGCCTGTTTTACCCGCAGGCAGATGCACAACGTCTGTTTATCGATCCGCGCACCGCAATCATTGGTGCCGCTGCCGGCTACCTGTCGTTGTGGTCGGTTTACCAGCTGTTCAAGCTCACGACCGGCAAGGAGGGGATGGGCTACGGCGATTTCAAGCTGCTCGGTGCACTTGGTGCCTGGCTCGGGTGGCAGGCACTTCCCCTGATCATCATCCTGAGTGCGGTTGTGGGTGCCGTGGTCGGAGTTGCCCTGATACTGCTCGCGCGACACGGCCGCGAGGTGCCCATGCCGTTTGGCCCGTTTCTGGCTGCGGCCGGCTGGATTGCGCTGATGTGGGGTGACACACTGACCGGCCACTATATGCGTATCACCGGCATGTCATGA